A window from Kovacikia minuta CCNUW1 encodes these proteins:
- a CDS encoding DUF4126 domain-containing protein encodes METIISLCIGLALSAAAGFRLLVPFLALSVAAIFGHFPVSPDLQWVGTYPAMEAFAIAVLAETLLYYIPWLDHLMDMVALPASMIAGTLITASFATHLDPFLQWSLAIIAGGGAAAAVKGLTGASRLTSTLTTGGIGNFIVTTLELVGAIVVSVLAIALPKLAIVLIPMLVIVVIGQGARHWWKHRQSLQPSTGN; translated from the coding sequence ATGGAAACAATAATTAGCCTTTGTATTGGTCTTGCTCTAAGTGCTGCTGCTGGTTTCAGGTTGCTTGTTCCTTTTTTAGCGCTGAGTGTTGCTGCTATCTTTGGGCATTTCCCTGTATCACCCGATTTGCAGTGGGTGGGAACCTATCCTGCCATGGAAGCGTTTGCGATCGCCGTTCTGGCGGAAACTTTGCTGTACTACATTCCGTGGCTGGATCATTTGATGGATATGGTGGCACTACCCGCTTCAATGATTGCCGGAACGTTGATTACCGCTTCCTTTGCCACCCATCTTGATCCATTTTTGCAGTGGAGTTTGGCAATTATCGCAGGTGGTGGCGCTGCTGCCGCTGTCAAAGGACTGACCGGTGCTTCCCGTCTCACTTCAACCTTGACCACGGGTGGAATTGGCAACTTCATTGTGACCACGTTGGAACTGGTAGGGGCGATCGTGGTATCCGTGCTGGCGATCGCATTGCCCAAGCTGGCGATCGTTCTGATCCCCATGCTTGTGATAGTGGTTATTGGGCAGGGCGCTCGGCACTGGTGGAAACATAGACAATCTCTACAACCCTCTACCGGAAACTGA
- a CDS encoding pentapeptide repeat-containing protein, giving the protein MANRAHLATIRQGAKQWMAWRVAHPQIEPDFSDGDLSRTDMSGVDLSRANLCRAHLAATRLIATDLTGAILHTAYLSHAILKNAVLNQAELAHAMLTWADLSNADLMDANLVGADLRSANLQGADLRRANLIGTELWGVNFREANLGNADLQRTNLSQVILIASNLSHTNLSHANLSQAEGSRSHLYRTHLHKANLTASHFAGAYLVEADLSEADLTEANFAWANLSQVNLTGANLSQTNLRGANLQRANLSRANLAGANLRGANLSKANLVGANLSGAELAEADLMQANLQGARMPDGAVVEGMSDER; this is encoded by the coding sequence ATGGCAAACCGAGCGCATCTTGCAACAATTCGGCAGGGTGCAAAACAGTGGATGGCATGGCGAGTAGCGCACCCCCAGATTGAACCTGATTTCAGCGATGGGGATCTTAGCCGCACAGACATGAGCGGCGTTGATTTAAGCCGTGCAAACCTTTGTAGAGCGCATCTCGCCGCTACCAGACTCATTGCCACTGATCTAACCGGAGCAATTCTGCATACTGCCTACCTCAGCCATGCCATCTTAAAAAACGCTGTTTTGAATCAAGCGGAATTAGCCCATGCGATGCTCACCTGGGCAGATTTGAGCAATGCAGATCTGATGGATGCCAACCTGGTTGGGGCTGACTTGCGTAGCGCGAATTTGCAAGGAGCAGACCTGCGCCGTGCCAACTTGATTGGCACTGAACTTTGGGGAGTCAATTTTCGCGAAGCAAATCTGGGTAACGCGGATTTGCAACGCACCAACCTGAGTCAGGTAATCCTGATTGCGTCCAATCTCAGCCATACTAACCTGAGCCATGCCAATCTCTCTCAAGCTGAGGGGAGCCGATCGCACCTCTATCGTACTCACTTACACAAAGCCAACCTGACCGCATCTCACTTTGCCGGAGCCTACCTGGTTGAAGCTGATTTAAGTGAGGCAGACCTCACAGAAGCCAATTTTGCCTGGGCTAATTTAAGTCAGGTCAATCTAACCGGAGCAAATTTGAGCCAGACAAATTTACGTGGGGCGAATTTGCAACGGGCAAACCTGAGCAGAGCAAATCTGGCAGGAGCCAATCTCCGAGGAGCCAATTTAAGTAAGGCAAATCTGGTAGGAGCGAATTTGTCAGGGGCAGAGTTAGCGGAAGCTGATCTGATGCAGGCAAATCTACAAGGAGCCAGAATGCCAGATGGGGCTGTGGTTGAAGGGATGAGCGATGAGCGATGA
- a CDS encoding Uma2 family endonuclease → MVTTPEKPVKCHELIITWEKLPDDFPLEEKPVENTGQPLIAGALREALELAGYIQPEMLIASNFGLCATMNDNLVIKAPDWVYVRSVFPNPPGQDRRSYTPNLEGEVPRLVMEFLSETEGSEYSVKPTFPPGKWFFYERILQVPTYVIFDPTPGELEVYQLQAKRYELVPPDANNRYWLPDMGLFLGVWQGKKEERSGYWLRWWDEAGNLLLWAVEQVEQERQRAEQEHQRAEQERQRAEQERQRAEQERQRAEKLAEYVRSQGLDPDEL, encoded by the coding sequence ATGGTTACTACTCCAGAAAAACCTGTTAAGTGTCACGAGCTAATTATTACCTGGGAGAAGTTGCCCGACGACTTTCCGCTAGAAGAGAAACCTGTGGAAAATACTGGTCAGCCCTTAATCGCTGGAGCCTTACGAGAAGCATTGGAACTCGCTGGCTACATCCAGCCGGAGATGCTAATTGCCTCTAATTTTGGACTCTGTGCAACGATGAACGACAATTTGGTGATTAAAGCACCGGATTGGGTTTATGTGCGATCGGTTTTTCCCAATCCACCTGGGCAAGACCGGAGAAGCTACACCCCCAACCTGGAGGGAGAAGTTCCTAGGCTTGTGATGGAATTTCTGTCCGAAACTGAGGGCAGTGAGTATTCGGTCAAACCTACTTTTCCACCGGGGAAGTGGTTCTTTTATGAACGAATTTTGCAGGTACCCACCTACGTCATTTTTGATCCAACCCCTGGAGAACTGGAAGTTTATCAACTTCAGGCAAAACGGTATGAATTGGTGCCTCCTGATGCGAATAACCGTTACTGGTTGCCAGATATGGGCTTGTTTCTGGGGGTCTGGCAGGGCAAAAAAGAGGAGCGATCGGGATACTGGTTGCGCTGGTGGGATGAAGCTGGAAATCTTCTCCTGTGGGCTGTGGAACAAGTAGAGCAGGAACGCCAGCGAGCCGAGCAGGAACACCAGCGAGCCGAGCAGGAACGCCAGCGAGCCGAGCAGGAACGCCAGCGAGCCGAGCAGGAACGCCAGCGAGCCGAAAAACTGGCAGAGTACGTGCGATCGCAGGGACTTGATCCCGACGAGCTTTAA
- a CDS encoding CHAT domain-containing protein, with protein sequence MRKGFGTEKPRANKKHSDKAYRNFLIQLLKASDRQSVCLVLQENLDKLNENLIEFLRFWVKENSKELPSTGIEAFGEFFFTLSEIIQDFPLGRRSDNIEIAIAGHRIALQFYTYEDFPVEWAIIQNGLGNAYKDRIRGYKSENLKRSIDCYEKALSIITYEEFPEKWATGKNNLGVVFRNSIGEQQAQDIEKAINYFLESLRVFTREEYPEEWARTQSNLGNAYSSRIVGDKLENFKKAIFCHQNALEVYTFDDNPEEWARSQNNLGRVYLDEDIHQYSEENLRKAINCLRSSLQVYTFESFPEMWAAVQTNLAGAYARLKHEDSFKQALKCYTDASQVYTYKDFPEKWAILQYNIGNLCTEMSKIYLESGFDNDLKECKEFKHDFSHLIEQAIEYFNDSLKVFTREVFPEQWASVQNRLGLCHKDCHHILKAILFFRLALTIHTPINFPKDCFRAGRNLGNTAFSLGFWEVAIEGFNSAIESVEIDRSWIEIDFRRQETLEKAVNVYEKAVQASINSYQLEQAIGFAERSRSKRLVDLIASNDLYSSNELSLEVNELLERYNNLQQQIDQERSQNHFEGNRERVGVANSRAALEAYSDAIAHLESQKQQTWEEIRKHDPVLAGQIQVTPLTFKAIQALIGQPTTAILSFYTTSDHTHIFVVQQHQITLHTCKDQGLNTVQAWILQNWLQPYVDKTDEWKSQITSVLAELAQRLQLTDLIAQHLAGIEELILVPHLFLHQVPFAALPIGNGEYLGDRFLIRYIPSCQILQFCQNRPEVKEPLTYGIVENATDDLSCTSFEADQIAQLFEIPDQQRLKGRSEATVENYRKLAQTVQVLHSSHHAQSRLDDPFHSELKLGDGAITLGQLLTPGWRLPQLSDVFLSCCETHLGATSVTDDILTLASGFLCAGARSVISTLWSVDDLATALFSIFYYQQRQQGSDRSTAMQAAQKKMRMLTGIDIKRKFQEPLSNLFLQADTHRKKIMSQYTSGSKGYLENQEYKRWAGLASQIYSVMNCGEKSPFTHPYYWAGFIVQGLR encoded by the coding sequence ATGAGAAAGGGTTTTGGTACTGAAAAACCTAGAGCGAATAAAAAGCACAGCGACAAAGCTTATCGTAACTTTCTGATTCAGTTGTTGAAAGCCTCTGACCGCCAGTCGGTGTGCTTGGTGCTTCAGGAAAATTTGGATAAGCTCAACGAAAACTTGATTGAATTCTTACGATTCTGGGTTAAAGAAAATTCTAAAGAATTGCCTTCAACTGGAATAGAAGCTTTTGGAGAGTTTTTCTTTACCTTAAGCGAGATCATTCAGGATTTCCCCTTGGGAAGGAGATCTGACAATATTGAAATTGCGATCGCCGGACATAGAATCGCACTTCAGTTTTATACTTATGAAGATTTTCCCGTTGAATGGGCGATCATTCAGAATGGGTTAGGAAATGCCTATAAAGATCGAATTCGTGGGTATAAATCAGAAAATTTGAAAAGGTCTATCGATTGCTATGAGAAAGCCTTAAGCATCATTACTTACGAAGAATTCCCAGAAAAGTGGGCGACAGGTAAAAATAATCTTGGCGTCGTTTTTCGAAACAGTATCGGAGAGCAGCAGGCGCAAGACATTGAAAAAGCTATCAACTACTTTTTAGAGTCTCTGCGCGTGTTCACACGAGAAGAGTATCCAGAAGAATGGGCAAGAACCCAAAGCAATCTAGGAAATGCGTATAGTAGCAGGATTGTAGGAGATAAATTAGAGAATTTCAAGAAAGCAATTTTTTGCCATCAAAATGCACTGGAAGTTTATACCTTCGATGATAATCCTGAAGAGTGGGCAAGAAGTCAGAACAATTTGGGTCGGGTTTATCTAGATGAGGATATTCATCAATATTCAGAGGAAAATTTAAGAAAGGCTATTAACTGCCTTCGAAGCTCTTTACAAGTTTACACCTTTGAATCCTTTCCAGAAATGTGGGCAGCAGTTCAAACGAATTTAGCTGGTGCATACGCGAGGCTTAAACATGAGGATTCCTTTAAGCAAGCTCTAAAGTGCTATACCGATGCATCTCAGGTTTATACTTACAAAGATTTTCCAGAGAAGTGGGCAATACTTCAATACAATATTGGTAATCTTTGTACTGAAATGAGCAAAATCTATTTAGAATCTGGTTTCGACAATGACTTGAAGGAATGCAAAGAGTTTAAGCATGATTTCAGCCACTTAATTGAACAAGCAATAGAGTATTTTAATGATTCTCTAAAGGTTTTTACTCGTGAAGTTTTTCCAGAACAGTGGGCTTCAGTTCAAAACCGCTTAGGATTATGTCATAAAGATTGCCATCACATATTAAAGGCGATTCTTTTTTTTCGTTTAGCTTTGACAATCCATACTCCAATTAATTTTCCTAAAGATTGCTTCAGGGCTGGACGAAATCTAGGAAATACTGCATTTTCGTTAGGATTTTGGGAAGTAGCGATTGAAGGTTTTAACTCGGCGATCGAATCAGTAGAAATCGACCGGAGTTGGATAGAGATAGACTTTCGCCGTCAAGAGACTTTAGAAAAAGCAGTTAATGTTTATGAAAAAGCAGTCCAGGCTTCCATCAATAGTTATCAATTGGAGCAGGCGATTGGTTTTGCTGAACGATCGCGTTCCAAACGCTTGGTGGATCTGATTGCAAGCAATGATCTTTACTCAAGTAATGAGCTTTCCTTAGAAGTCAATGAGCTGTTAGAACGCTACAACAACTTACAGCAGCAAATTGACCAGGAACGGAGTCAGAATCATTTTGAAGGCAACAGAGAAAGAGTGGGAGTTGCTAACAGTCGGGCAGCACTGGAAGCGTACAGTGACGCGATCGCCCATCTGGAATCCCAAAAACAGCAAACCTGGGAAGAGATCCGCAAGCACGATCCCGTTTTGGCAGGTCAGATTCAGGTAACGCCACTCACGTTTAAGGCAATTCAGGCACTCATTGGTCAGCCTACGACCGCAATCCTTAGTTTTTATACCACCAGCGACCATACCCATATTTTCGTGGTGCAGCAGCACCAGATTACCCTGCACACCTGTAAGGATCAGGGATTGAACACCGTGCAAGCCTGGATTCTTCAGAACTGGTTGCAGCCTTATGTTGACAAAACCGACGAATGGAAGAGCCAAATAACGTCCGTTTTAGCTGAACTGGCTCAACGTCTACAGTTGACCGATTTGATTGCACAGCATCTTGCAGGCATTGAAGAACTGATCCTGGTGCCGCATCTTTTTCTACACCAAGTCCCCTTTGCCGCCTTGCCGATTGGGAATGGTGAGTATTTGGGCGATCGCTTCCTGATTCGCTACATCCCCAGTTGCCAAATTTTGCAATTTTGCCAAAACCGCCCAGAAGTCAAAGAACCTCTTACCTATGGCATTGTCGAAAATGCAACCGATGATTTGTCCTGCACCAGCTTTGAAGCTGACCAGATTGCCCAACTATTCGAGATCCCCGACCAGCAGCGTTTAAAGGGACGATCGGAGGCAACCGTTGAGAATTATCGCAAACTGGCTCAAACCGTTCAGGTGCTTCACTCCAGTCACCATGCCCAATCCAGGTTGGATGATCCGTTTCACTCCGAGTTGAAATTGGGAGATGGGGCTATCACGCTAGGACAATTACTCACCCCCGGTTGGCGGCTGCCCCAGCTTTCTGATGTCTTTCTTTCTTGCTGCGAAACCCATCTGGGAGCCACTTCTGTCACCGATGATATTCTCACCCTGGCAAGTGGGTTTCTTTGTGCAGGTGCCAGAAGTGTAATCAGTACCCTCTGGTCCGTCGATGACCTGGCAACCGCCCTGTTCTCCATTTTTTACTATCAGCAGCGCCAGCAAGGGAGCGATCGCTCAACAGCAATGCAAGCAGCACAGAAAAAGATGCGAATGCTAACGGGTATAGATATTAAAAGGAAATTCCAGGAGCCTTTGTCGAACTTATTTTTGCAAGCAGATACTCATCGTAAGAAAATCATGAGTCAGTATACTTCTGGCTCCAAAGGATATTTGGAAAATCAGGAGTATAAACGATGGGCTGGATTAGCGAGTCAAATCTATAGCGTGATGAATTGTGGAGAGAAGTCTCCCTTCACTCACCCTTACTACTGGGCGGGCTTCATTGTTCAGGGATTACGTTAA
- the mnmE gene encoding tRNA uridine-5-carboxymethylaminomethyl(34) synthesis GTPase MnmE produces MGTGSNHSIQAPTIAAIATAIVPEQGSVGIVRVSGAEAVAIARRLFDAPGKQAWESHRILYGYVRHPETKRIVDEALLLIMLAPRSYTREDVVEFHCHGGIMLVQEVLHLCLEQGAKLAQPGEFTLRAFLNGRLDLTQAESIADLVGSRSPQAAQFALAGLQGKLAHPIRQLRTTCLDILAEVEARIDFEEDLPPLDQAEIQSRLEQALAEVSQILATADRGELLRTGLKVAIVGRPNVGKSSLLNAWSRSDRAIVTDLPGTTRDVVESQLVVGGIPIQVLDTAGIRETEDRVEQIGVERSHRAAQTADLILLVIDASTGWTDADREIYEQVQNRPLILILNKTDLVHQESGDKKAEGRGQRAEGEEDGGDGGENAFPIPHSPFPIPHHQTQNLKLKTQNSPLLPIVETAATNSQGIDKLEQAILEIIQVGKLQAANLDLAINQRQAFALSQAKAALQQVQETIANQLPLDFWTIDLRTAIQALGEILGEDVTESVLDKIFSRFCIGK; encoded by the coding sequence ATGGGCACAGGCAGTAACCACTCTATTCAGGCACCAACGATCGCGGCGATTGCCACGGCGATTGTTCCAGAGCAGGGCAGTGTCGGAATCGTGCGTGTGTCGGGAGCAGAAGCCGTTGCGATCGCCCGCCGTCTGTTTGATGCACCCGGAAAGCAGGCATGGGAGAGCCATCGCATTCTCTACGGTTATGTGCGTCATCCTGAGACAAAACGAATCGTCGATGAGGCGTTACTGTTAATCATGCTGGCTCCCCGTTCCTATACCCGTGAGGATGTGGTGGAGTTTCACTGTCATGGGGGCATCATGCTGGTACAAGAAGTTTTGCACCTTTGTCTGGAGCAGGGTGCAAAACTGGCACAACCAGGAGAATTTACCCTGCGGGCATTTTTAAATGGGCGGCTGGATTTAACCCAGGCGGAAAGTATTGCCGATCTGGTTGGGTCGCGATCGCCCCAGGCAGCCCAATTCGCCCTCGCTGGGCTGCAAGGCAAACTCGCGCATCCTATCCGCCAACTCCGCACCACCTGTCTGGATATTCTTGCTGAGGTGGAAGCGCGGATTGACTTTGAGGAAGATCTGCCCCCCCTGGATCAGGCAGAAATCCAATCCCGGTTGGAGCAGGCGTTGGCGGAGGTCAGCCAAATTCTGGCAACCGCCGATCGGGGAGAATTGTTGCGAACCGGATTAAAGGTGGCGATCGTTGGTCGCCCCAATGTCGGTAAGTCCAGTCTCCTAAATGCCTGGAGCCGCAGTGATCGCGCCATTGTCACCGATCTTCCCGGCACCACCCGCGATGTGGTCGAGTCCCAACTGGTTGTGGGAGGGATTCCGATTCAGGTTCTGGATACCGCAGGAATTCGGGAAACAGAGGACAGGGTAGAACAGATCGGTGTCGAGCGATCGCACCGCGCTGCCCAAACCGCCGATCTCATCCTGCTGGTCATTGACGCTTCCACTGGCTGGACCGATGCCGATCGGGAAATCTACGAACAAGTTCAGAACCGCCCCCTAATCCTAATTCTGAACAAAACGGATCTGGTACACCAGGAGTCAGGGGATAAGAAGGCAGAGGGCAGAGGGCAGAGGGCAGAAGGTGAGGAAGATGGGGGAGATGGGGGAGAAAATGCATTCCCCATTCCCCATTCCCCATTCCCCATTCCCCATCATCAAACTCAAAACTTAAAACTTAAAACTCAAAACTCTCCCCTACTCCCCATCGTCGAAACGGCTGCCACAAATAGCCAGGGCATTGACAAACTTGAACAGGCAATCCTGGAAATCATTCAGGTCGGAAAGCTCCAGGCAGCAAACCTGGATTTAGCGATTAATCAACGCCAGGCTTTTGCTCTATCACAGGCAAAAGCAGCATTGCAACAGGTTCAAGAAACCATTGCCAACCAACTTCCGCTCGACTTCTGGACGATCGACCTTCGGACTGCGATTCAAGCCCTGGGCGAAATTCTGGGTGAAGACGTAACAGAATCCGTTCTCGATAAAATCTTCAGCCGCTTCTGTATCGGTAAATAG
- a CDS encoding adenylate/guanylate cyclase domain-containing protein, whose amino-acid sequence MALPPTRFWRYGAAIAVCALVYFGVTKLILQIPLKDIGIGWPLWLPAGLAQSVLILYGQRMLPGIALGALFIPLLSGYGFWFSAVSAVNDALQAWFGVALLRRYRFNPRLEQLPDVIKLFVLSAIIPAGFSASVGVLKLCLLGKLCQQGFSWVQWSSIWFKWWIGNVTGVLTLVPVLLTIGQWRTIAHSPRKLMEASLWLGSLLITSWFVFYSPLRLQIAPYPLEYVPFPFIIWGALRFGQAGAALAIALVTNLATWGVVQGVSPFLRGSGDTVQAVGSLQAYICILALTALILAAIMAELQEAKKRSENLLLKILPSPIAERLKIEHQTIADSFPEVTVLFADIVDFTPLSASLSPQELVALLNEIFSTFDYLAEKHGLEKIKTIGDAYMVVGGIPEHKDDHAQAVAEMALDIRTAIANFSSHHRQTFEIRIGINTGPVVAGVIGTKKFLYDLWGDTVNIASRMESQGVKGQIQVTGTTYAALAQDYEFEERGKIQVRGRGEMMTYFLKSRKTYSYENLSYSKVS is encoded by the coding sequence ATGGCTCTACCTCCAACTCGCTTTTGGCGCTATGGTGCAGCGATCGCTGTCTGTGCCCTGGTTTACTTTGGAGTAACAAAACTGATCCTGCAAATTCCCTTAAAGGATATCGGCATTGGCTGGCCACTGTGGCTGCCCGCAGGACTTGCCCAAAGTGTTCTGATCCTGTACGGACAGCGGATGCTACCAGGAATTGCCCTGGGTGCGTTGTTTATTCCGCTGCTATCCGGGTATGGGTTCTGGTTTTCTGCGGTTTCAGCCGTAAATGATGCCCTGCAAGCCTGGTTCGGTGTTGCTCTGCTGCGACGGTACCGATTCAATCCCAGGTTGGAGCAGTTGCCGGATGTGATTAAGCTGTTTGTGTTGTCAGCCATCATTCCGGCGGGTTTCAGCGCTTCAGTTGGCGTGCTCAAACTATGTTTGCTGGGGAAGCTATGCCAGCAGGGGTTTTCGTGGGTGCAGTGGAGTAGTATCTGGTTTAAATGGTGGATTGGGAATGTCACAGGGGTGTTAACCCTCGTGCCGGTGCTGCTGACCATAGGGCAGTGGCGGACGATCGCCCATTCTCCCCGTAAGCTGATGGAAGCAAGCCTGTGGCTTGGCTCACTCCTGATCACCAGTTGGTTTGTGTTTTACTCACCCCTGCGGTTACAGATCGCGCCCTACCCATTAGAGTATGTGCCCTTTCCGTTCATCATCTGGGGAGCATTGCGCTTTGGTCAGGCGGGGGCTGCCCTGGCGATCGCGCTGGTCACCAATCTTGCTACCTGGGGTGTGGTACAGGGTGTCAGTCCCTTTCTCCGGGGTAGTGGAGATACGGTGCAAGCAGTGGGATCACTCCAGGCGTATATCTGCATCCTGGCATTGACCGCTTTGATCCTGGCAGCAATCATGGCAGAACTTCAGGAAGCAAAAAAACGATCCGAAAATTTGCTGCTCAAGATACTGCCTTCTCCCATTGCTGAACGGTTGAAAATAGAACATCAGACCATCGCAGATAGCTTTCCAGAAGTGACGGTTTTATTTGCAGATATCGTAGATTTCACACCCCTTTCGGCAAGCCTATCACCCCAGGAATTGGTGGCTTTGCTGAATGAAATTTTTTCCACCTTCGATTACTTAGCAGAGAAGCACGGGTTGGAAAAGATTAAGACGATCGGAGATGCCTATATGGTGGTGGGCGGAATCCCGGAACACAAGGACGATCATGCCCAGGCGGTCGCTGAGATGGCGTTGGATATCCGGACCGCGATCGCCAATTTCAGTAGTCACCATCGCCAAACCTTTGAAATTCGGATTGGTATCAATACGGGTCCGGTGGTGGCGGGTGTGATTGGCACCAAAAAATTTCTCTATGATCTGTGGGGCGATACGGTTAATATCGCCAGCCGCATGGAATCTCAAGGGGTAAAAGGGCAAATTCAAGTCACCGGAACCACCTATGCTGCCTTAGCACAGGATTATGAATTTGAGGAGCGGGGGAAAATTCAGGTCAGAGGCCGGGGTGAGATGATGACCTATTTCTTAAAGAGTCGAAAGACATACTCCTATGAAAATTTGAGCTACTCCAAGGTGTCTTGA